One window from the genome of Nicotiana sylvestris chromosome 9, ASM39365v2, whole genome shotgun sequence encodes:
- the LOC104241498 gene encoding probable ethylene response sensor 1 yields the protein MMESCDCIEALLPNDDLLVKYQYLSDFFIAFAYFSIPLELIYFVHKSACFPYRWVLMQFGAFIVLCGATHFISLWTFFMHSKTVAVVMTIAKILTAAVSCITALMLVHIIPDLLSVKTRELFLKARAEELDKEMGLIIRQEETGRHVRMLTHEIRSTLDRHTILKTTLVELGRTLDLAECALWMPCQGGLNLQLSHNLNNLLPLGSTVPINLPIINEIFSSPGAIQIPHTNALARMRNTAGRYIPPEVVAVRVPLLHLSNFHINDWPELSTKSYAVMVLILPMNGLRKWRDHELELVQVVADQVAVALSHAAILEESMRAHDQLMEQNIALDVARQEAEMAIRARNDFLAVMNHEMRTPMHAVIALCSLLLETDLTPEQRVMIETILKSSNLLATLINDVLDLSRLEDGILELENGTFNLHGILREAVNLIKPIASLKKLSITLALALDLPILAVGDAKRLIQTLLNVAGNAVKFTKEGHISIEASVAKPEYARDCHPPEVYPMPSDGQFYLRVQVRDTGCGISPQDIPLVFTKFAEARTTSNRSSGGEGLGLAICRRFIQLMKGNIWIESEGLGKGTTITFVVKLGVCNHPNALPLLPMAPRGRLNQGSDDLFRYRQFRGDDGGMVGTVQRYQRSL from the exons ATGATGGAATCCTGTGATTGCATTGAGGCTCTACTACCAAATGATGACCTGCTGGTTAAATACCAATACCTTTCAGATTTCTTCATTGCCTTTGCCTATTTTTCCATTCCGCTGGAGCTTATTTATTTTGTCCACAAATCTGCATGCTTCCCATACAGATGGGTCCTCATGCAGTTTGGCGCTTTTATTGTTCTCTGTGGAGCAACTCATTTTATTAGCTTGTGGACATTCTTTATGCACTCTAAGACGGTCGCTGTGGTTATGACTATAGCAAAAATTTTAACAGCTGCTGTGTCCTGTATCACAGCTTTGATGCTTGTTCACATTATTCCTGATTTGCTAAGTGTTAAAACGCGAGAATTGTTCTTGAAAGCTCGAGCTGAAGAGCTTGACAAGGAAATGGGCCTAATAATAAGACAAGAAGAAACTGGTAGACATGTCAGAATGTTGACTCATGAGATACGAAGTACACTCGACAGACACACAATCCTGAAGACTACTCTTGTGGAGCTAGGTAGGACCTTAGACCTGGCAGAATGTGCTTTGTGGATGCCATGCCAAGGAGGCTTGAATTTGCAACTTTCCCATAATCTCAACAATCTATTACCTCTGGGATCTACTGTGCCCATAAATCTTCCTATTATCAATGAGATTTTTAGTAGCCCTGGAGCAATACAGATTCCACATACAAATGCGTTGGCAAGGATGAGGAACACTGCTGGTAGATATATTCCACCAGAAGTAGTTGCTGTTCGTGTACCTCTTCTACACCTCTCAAATTTTCATATTAATGACTGGCCTGAACTGTCTACTAAAAGTTACGCAGTGATGGTTCTGATCCTCCCGATGAATGGCCTAAGAAAGTGGCGTGATCATGAGTTAGAACTTGTGCAAGTCGTCGCAGATCAG GTTGCTGTCGCTCTTTCACATGCTGCAATTTTAGAAGAGTCCATGCGTGCCCATGATCAGCTCATGGAACAGAATATTGCTTTGGATGTAGCTCGTCAAGAAGCAGAGATGGCCATCCGCGCTCGTAACGACTTCCTAGCTGTGATGAACCATGAAATGAGAACACCTATGCATGCAGTTATTGCTTTGTGCTCTCTGCTTTTAGAAACAGACTTAACTCCAGAGCAGAGGGTTATGATTGAGACCATACTGAAGAGTAGCAATCTTCTGGCAACACTGATTAATGATGTGCTAGATCTTTCCAGACTTGAAGATGGTATTCTTGAACTAGAAAATGGAACATTCAATCTTCATGGAATCTTAAGAGAG GCCGTTAATTTGATAAAGCCAATTGCTTCTTTGAAGAAATTATCTATTACTCTTGCTTTGGCTCTGGATTTACCTATTCTTGCGGTGGGTGACGCAAAACGCCTTATTCAAACTCTCTTAAATGTGGCGGGAAATGCTGTGAAGTTCACTAAAGAAGGTCATATTTCAATTGAGGCTTCAGTTGCTAAACCAGAGTACGCGAGAGATTGTCATCCTCCTGAAGTGTACCCTATGCCAAGTGATGGCCAGTTTTATTTGCGCGTCCAG GTTAGAGATACTGGGTGTGGCATTAGCCCACAAGACATCCCACTCGTATTCACCAAATTTGCAGAGGCACGAACTACATCAAATCGAAGTAGTGGAGGGGAAGGTCTGGGGCTCGCCATCTGCAGACG ATTTATTCAACTTATGAAAGGTAACATCTGGATTGAAAGTGAGGGCCTAGGAAAGGGAACCACTATCACCTTTGTAGTTAAACTTGGAGTCTGCAACCATCCAAACGCATTGCCTCTGCTACCTATGGCCCCTAGAGGGAGGTTGAACCAAGGTAGTGATGATCTATTCAGGTATAGACAGTTCCGTGGAGATGATGGTGGGATGGTTGGGACCGTTCAACGCTATCAAAGGAGTTTGTGA